The sequence AAAATGGATTATAATATATTTATAGTGGATTGATGTGGATAATTGTGGGGATAAGTTATCTAAAGTGTGCATAAGTCAATTTAATTAAAATTATGTTTATTGGTGAATATCATCACAATCTAGATCAAAAGGGGAGACTGGCAATTCCGGTCAAGTTTAGAAATGAATTATCTAAAGGAGCGGTTGTGACTCGTGGCTTAGATAATTGTTTGTTTTTATATTCACAAAACGAATGGGAAAAATTAGCTACTCAATTAGCAAATTTACCAATTAGCCAGGCGAATACCCGGGCTTTTAGTCGTTTAATGTTAGCTGGAGCCATGGACGTTCAAATGGATAAATTGGGGAGAGTTATTTTGCCAGAATATTTAAGGAAATATGCTCAAGTTAAAAAGAAGATTGTTGTTGCTGGTTTATATAATCGTTTAGAAATTTGGGATGAAACAGTTTGGGAAAAATATAAACAAGGCACCGAAAAAAACAGTGGTGATATTGCCGAAGCTTTGGGTGAGTTAGGAGTTTAAAAATATGGAGTTTCTGCACCAACCAGTTCTTTTAAATCAAGTCATTGAATATTTGAATCCACAATTAGGACAAAATTTTATCGATGTGACTATCGGTAATGGGGGACACAGTTTAGAAATCTTAAAAAAGATTGGTCCAAGTGGAAAATTATTGGCCATTGATAATGATCCACAAGCCATTCAACGCAGTCAGCAAAATTTAGCTGAATTTAAAAATCAAATCGTGTGGGTCAATGATAATTTCAGTAATTTAGAAAAAATAGTGGCAGACAAGTTTAAAAATATTTCGATTCATGGAATTTTAGTTGACCTAGGATTTTGTCTAGATCAAATTAAAACTTCTGGCCGAGGATTTTCTTTTCAACAAGATGAACCATTAGATATGCGTTTTAACCCCGAACAACAAGAATTAACTGCTCAAGAAATTATTAATCGTTTTTCAGATCAGAAATTAATCGAAATTTTTAAAGATTATGGTGAGGAAAGGTTTAGCCGTCGCATTGCTGAACAAATAGTTGAAAATAGAAAAGAAAAAGAAATTAAAACCAGTCAGGAGTTAGCTGATTTGATTTGGCAAGTTTATCCAGCCAAATTTAGACGTCGAATTCATCCAGCGACTAAAGTTTTTCAAGCTTTAAGAATTCAAGTCAATGACGAGATTAACAAATTAATTCAGTTTTTACCGCAGGCGGTTGAAATTTTACAACCCCAGGGACGTTTGGCAATTATTTCCTTTCATTCGCTGGAAGATCGTCAAGTCAAACATTTTTTTAAAAATCATTCAGATTTACAAATTTTAACTAAAAAACCAATTCAGGCGACAGAAGAAGAATTAAAAAATAATCCAGCCAGTCGCAGTGCGAAATTAAGAGTCGCTCAAAAACAAAAATAAAAACATAAATATAAAATAAACATATGTACCAAACTTACGCCTCAAAATTCAATCAATTTCAAACCAACTTAGAGTGTCAAAGTTTTTCTAAAAAATTAATTCAAGCAATTAAAAGTTGGTCCATTTTTAAAATTAATTTGCACAAATTTAAAATTATAATTGGTATGGCAAGTTTAATTTTATTTGTAGTCTATTTAATGCAAGTTAATTTTTTAGCTACAGCCGGTTTTAAAATTCAAGAATTAAAACAAGATATTCAAAAATTAGAAACAAATAATCAACAGCTAGAATTACAAGCGATGAATTTACAATCAATTAGTCGAGTAAAGACTATTAGTCAAGAATTAAAAATGGTTTCTTTGGAAAACGTTGATTATTTAACACCAATCTCTGGCTCAATGATGGCAGCTAAATAATTTTAAATTATGTTAAATCAAAGGAGTTATAGCAAGAAAAAACATTATTCTTGTAGTCGGATAACTTTTGTTAAAATAGTTATCTTTTTTTGTTTAACTTTAATTATTGTCCGTTTATTTTCACTTCAAGTTGTTAATAGTGGTTTTTATAAAACCATGGCTTCAGGTTTGCATGAATTTTATCAAGACGTTTCACCACGTCGAGGCGAGATTTATATTCATAATCATGATTTAAATTTAGGTCAGCAGAAAAAGGATTATCCAATTGCTACCAATGTCGAATTAAATTTATTGTATGCTGTACCGAATACAATTATTGATCCAGCGGCGACATTGGAAAAATTAAACACAGTTTTAAATTTAACTCCGGAAGATCAAGAAATTATTTTACAGCGACTTAAAAAGGAAGATGATATTTATGAACCGATTCAACATTATTTAAACAATCAGCAAAAGGATGATATTCAGGCCTTGAATCTAGAAGGTTTGCATTTTATATCAGAAACTAAGCGTTATTATCCAGAAAATGATTTGTTTAGCCAGGTGGTGGGTTTTGTGGGTCATGACGATGATAAAATTTTGGGACGTTATGGTTTAGAAGAAAAATTTGAGAAAGAATTGGCTGGTCAACAGGGCACAATTGAAGCTGAAAAAGATGCTTTGGGGCAAATGATAGCCCTAGGTTCTCAATCGATTCAACAGGTTAAAAATGGAATGAGTTTAGTTTTAACCTTAGATTATCCAATTCAACATTTTGTTTGCAATCAACTTAAGGAGGCAGTTGAACATTACGGAGCTAAAAGCGGTTCAATTATTATCATGCAACCCCAAACTGGTAAAATTTTAGCTATGTGTAATGAGCCAAGTTTTAATCCCAATGAATATAATCAAGTCGATGATATTAATGTGTATATTAATTCAGCTGTGTCAAAAATTTTTGAACCAGGTTCAGTTTTTAAGGCAATCACCATGGCAATTGGATTGGAAACTCAAAAAATTACACCCGACGATACTTATCAGGACACTGGTGAGGTTAAAATAGCCGGCTACACAATTAAAAATTCTGACTTAAAAGCGCATGGTCAGAAAACCATGACCGAGGTACTAGAAGAGTCTTTAAATACGGGTTCGGTACATGTAGCTTTAAAAGTTGGACCACACTCAATGCGTCAATATATTCAAGATTTTGGTTTTGGAGAATCAACTGGGATTGAATTGCCGAGTGAGGGAATGGGGAATACTTCGCGTTTAGACGAAGAAAAAGACATTTATACAGCAACAATTTCTTTTGGCCAAGGAATTTCTGTTACACCAATCCAAATGTTAAATTCTTTTAGTACAATTGCTAATGGTGGGAAAATGATGCAACCTTATTTAGTCGAAAAAATAATTAATCCCGATCAAACCGAGATAATTAATGAACCTAAGTTTGTCCGTCAGGTTATTTCACCAGCGACCGCCAATACGCTAAAGGGTATGTTAGTCTCGGTGATTGAAAATGGTCATGCAGAAAAAGCTGGAGTGGAAGGTTATTATTTAGCCGGGAAAACAGGCACAGCCCAGGTTCCTGATCCTAATCGTGGCGGTTATTCAAATAAAACTATTCATACTTTTGTGGGATTTGGTCCAGCTGACGATCCACAATTTGCCGTGTTGATAAAATTAGACGAGCCAACCAATGTTAAATATGCAGCTTCGTCAACTGCGCCGGTTTTTGGACAAATCGCTAAATTTTTGTTAAACTATTTACAGATACCTATAAACAAATAAACACATGAATAAATTAGTTAAATACATTTTAAAAATTTTAACCAGGGGCGTGGTGAAAAAACATCATCCTTTGGTGATTGGCATTACTGGAAGCGTAGGTAAAACTTCGACCAAGGAGGCGGTTTTCACTGTTTTAAATTCCAAGTTTAACGTACGCAAGAGCGAAAAAAATTATAACAATGAGTTCGGTTTGCCTTTTACGATTTTAGGGACAGACGCGCCCGGTAAATCAATTTTGGCTTGGTTAAAAATTTTATTTAAAGCTATCAGTTTAAATTTAATAAAATGTTCTACTTTTCCAGAAATTTTGGTTTTAGAAATGGCAGCCGATCATCCCGGTGATATTGCTTATTTATTGTCAATTTGTAAGCCCCAAATTAGCATTGTGACAACGGTCGCGCCAGTCCATTTGGAATATTTTAAAACTATTGAAAAAGTAGCTCGTGAAAAAAGAAGAATTATTGAAATTTTAGATAAAAAGGGTTTAGCGATTTTAAACGCCGATGACGAGCATGTTTTTTCGTTTAGGGAAAAAACACAGGCACAGATTTTAACTTATGGTTTTTCAGATATTAGTGATATTAAGGCGGAAGAAATTACTATTCGTCAGGAGTTAGATCATGGCAGTCAAGAGCTAGAAAATGTCGTCGGTGGTATTAGTTTTAAATTAACTTATCGTGGTTCGGTCGTGCCGGTTTTTCTACCTGGAGTTTTAGGTCGTCACCAAATTTATTCTATATTAGCGGCCGCGGCCGTGGGGATTTATCGCGATATGAATTTAGTTGAAATTTCTGAGGCTTTACGCAATTATCAGTCGCCACCCGGCAGAATGAAGTTAATTGAAGGGATTAAACATACTTACATCATTGATGATACCTATAATTCATCACCACGTTCAGTCAAGGCAGGTTTAGAAACCTTAAGCGAATTAACCGTTCAAGCTCGTAAAATAGCTGTCTTGGGTGATATGTTGGAATTGGGGTCTTTCACTGAAGAAGGTCATCGCGACGTTGGTCGGGT is a genomic window of Patescibacteria group bacterium containing:
- the mraZ gene encoding division/cell wall cluster transcriptional repressor MraZ codes for the protein MFIGEYHHNLDQKGRLAIPVKFRNELSKGAVVTRGLDNCLFLYSQNEWEKLATQLANLPISQANTRAFSRLMLAGAMDVQMDKLGRVILPEYLRKYAQVKKKIVVAGLYNRLEIWDETVWEKYKQGTEKNSGDIAEALGELGV
- the rsmH gene encoding 16S rRNA (cytosine(1402)-N(4))-methyltransferase RsmH, giving the protein MEFLHQPVLLNQVIEYLNPQLGQNFIDVTIGNGGHSLEILKKIGPSGKLLAIDNDPQAIQRSQQNLAEFKNQIVWVNDNFSNLEKIVADKFKNISIHGILVDLGFCLDQIKTSGRGFSFQQDEPLDMRFNPEQQELTAQEIINRFSDQKLIEIFKDYGEERFSRRIAEQIVENRKEKEIKTSQELADLIWQVYPAKFRRRIHPATKVFQALRIQVNDEINKLIQFLPQAVEILQPQGRLAIISFHSLEDRQVKHFFKNHSDLQILTKKPIQATEEELKNNPASRSAKLRVAQKQK
- a CDS encoding UDP-N-acetylmuramoyl-tripeptide--D-alanyl-D-alanine ligase, which encodes MNKLVKYILKILTRGVVKKHHPLVIGITGSVGKTSTKEAVFTVLNSKFNVRKSEKNYNNEFGLPFTILGTDAPGKSILAWLKILFKAISLNLIKCSTFPEILVLEMAADHPGDIAYLLSICKPQISIVTTVAPVHLEYFKTIEKVAREKRRIIEILDKKGLAILNADDEHVFSFREKTQAQILTYGFSDISDIKAEEITIRQELDHGSQELENVVGGISFKLTYRGSVVPVFLPGVLGRHQIYSILAAAAVGIYRDMNLVEISEALRNYQSPPGRMKLIEGIKHTYIIDDTYNSSPRSVKAGLETLSELTVQARKIAVLGDMLELGSFTEEGHRDVGRVVAISHVDILVTVGEKSNDTILGAKKAGMAEENLFHFDKTEEAGRFLQDKIKEGDLILIKGSQGMRMEKIVKELMAEPLRAEELLVRQGEKWLKKQKTFSGFLL
- a CDS encoding penicillin-binding protein 2, with the protein product MLNQRSYSKKKHYSCSRITFVKIVIFFCLTLIIVRLFSLQVVNSGFYKTMASGLHEFYQDVSPRRGEIYIHNHDLNLGQQKKDYPIATNVELNLLYAVPNTIIDPAATLEKLNTVLNLTPEDQEIILQRLKKEDDIYEPIQHYLNNQQKDDIQALNLEGLHFISETKRYYPENDLFSQVVGFVGHDDDKILGRYGLEEKFEKELAGQQGTIEAEKDALGQMIALGSQSIQQVKNGMSLVLTLDYPIQHFVCNQLKEAVEHYGAKSGSIIIMQPQTGKILAMCNEPSFNPNEYNQVDDINVYINSAVSKIFEPGSVFKAITMAIGLETQKITPDDTYQDTGEVKIAGYTIKNSDLKAHGQKTMTEVLEESLNTGSVHVALKVGPHSMRQYIQDFGFGESTGIELPSEGMGNTSRLDEEKDIYTATISFGQGISVTPIQMLNSFSTIANGGKMMQPYLVEKIINPDQTEIINEPKFVRQVISPATANTLKGMLVSVIENGHAEKAGVEGYYLAGKTGTAQVPDPNRGGYSNKTIHTFVGFGPADDPQFAVLIKLDEPTNVKYAASSTAPVFGQIAKFLLNYLQIPINK